In Arcanobacterium wilhelmae, the following are encoded in one genomic region:
- a CDS encoding ABC-F family ATP-binding cassette domain-containing protein encodes MIQTSDFSMRIGTRTLMQNVSVRVAKGTKVGLIGRNGAGKTTFFRVLSGQSDIPEVIEHSGQISRSGTIGYLAQDSRTGDPEQIARDRILSVRGIAETMRRIRKAEREMSTLEGPKQIKAMERYVRLDAEFAAAGGYAANAEAAQIAAALGLDERVLDSPLGHLSGGQRRRVELTRVLFSQADTLLLDEPTNHLDHDSLIWLRDFIRSYPGGVLMISHSVDLLADTVNHVWYLDTNRAVIDQYNMGWDAYLKQREADEKRRRRERANAEKKAEALLAQANKMRAKATKAVAAQNMIKRAERLVEGLEEVHQEEKVAHLRLPEPAPSGKTPLMAKGLTKNYGSLEVFTGVDLAIDRGSRVVVLGLNGAGKTTLLKLLAGVEKPDSGEVVAGHGLKLGYYAQEHETIDNSATVVENLAKSAPELNDTDLRNVLGSFLFSGDDVDKPAGVLSGGEKTRLALAMLVISAANVLLLDEPTNNLDPASREEILKAIRSYKGAIVLVTHDEGAVEALEPDRVLLLPDADEDLWSDDYLELITLA; translated from the coding sequence GTGATTCAGACCTCCGATTTTTCCATGCGAATTGGTACCCGCACCCTGATGCAGAACGTCTCCGTGCGTGTGGCCAAGGGAACCAAGGTGGGGCTTATCGGGCGAAACGGCGCCGGTAAGACCACCTTTTTCCGCGTCCTGTCCGGCCAAAGCGACATCCCTGAAGTGATCGAGCATTCGGGGCAAATTTCGCGAAGCGGAACGATCGGATACCTGGCGCAGGATTCGCGCACGGGCGATCCCGAGCAGATTGCACGAGATCGTATCCTGTCGGTGCGAGGCATCGCAGAAACAATGCGCCGCATCCGCAAGGCAGAACGTGAGATGTCGACGCTCGAAGGGCCGAAGCAGATCAAGGCGATGGAACGCTATGTGCGCCTCGATGCGGAGTTCGCGGCGGCGGGCGGATATGCGGCGAACGCTGAAGCTGCTCAGATTGCTGCGGCCCTGGGGCTGGATGAGCGTGTGCTCGATTCCCCGCTCGGCCATCTTTCGGGCGGTCAGCGGCGCCGCGTTGAACTCACTCGCGTGCTCTTCTCGCAGGCTGATACCTTGCTCCTCGACGAGCCGACTAACCACCTGGATCACGATTCGCTGATCTGGCTTCGTGATTTCATTCGCTCCTATCCGGGCGGTGTCCTCATGATCTCCCACTCTGTCGATCTTTTGGCGGATACGGTGAATCACGTGTGGTATCTCGACACCAACCGCGCGGTGATCGACCAGTACAACATGGGCTGGGATGCTTATCTCAAGCAGCGTGAGGCAGACGAGAAGCGCCGTCGTCGGGAACGTGCGAACGCGGAAAAGAAGGCCGAAGCGCTCCTCGCGCAGGCCAACAAGATGCGCGCGAAGGCTACGAAAGCCGTGGCCGCTCAGAACATGATCAAGCGTGCCGAGCGGCTCGTCGAAGGCCTCGAGGAAGTCCACCAGGAGGAGAAAGTGGCGCATCTGCGGCTGCCTGAGCCAGCGCCGTCGGGAAAGACTCCGCTGATGGCGAAGGGGCTGACAAAGAACTACGGATCGCTTGAAGTATTCACAGGGGTGGATCTCGCGATCGACCGTGGCTCGCGAGTGGTGGTTCTTGGGCTCAACGGAGCAGGTAAGACGACGCTCCTGAAACTCCTTGCAGGAGTGGAGAAACCCGACTCTGGTGAGGTCGTTGCGGGGCACGGTCTCAAGCTCGGCTACTACGCCCAGGAACACGAAACGATTGACAATTCCGCGACCGTCGTCGAGAACTTGGCGAAGAGCGCGCCCGAGCTCAACGATACGGATTTGCGTAACGTGCTCGGCTCGTTCTTGTTTTCGGGCGACGACGTCGACAAGCCGGCCGGCGTGCTCTCCGGTGGCGAGAAAACCCGCCTTGCTCTCGCAATGCTCGTGATCTCAGCGGCGAACGTATTGCTCCTGGACGAGCCGACCAACAATCTGGATCCTGCCTCGCGCGAGGAGATCTTGAAAGCGATCCGTTCATACAAGGGCGCCATTGTGCTGGTGACGCACGACGAAGGGGCTGTGGAAGCGCTGGAACCAGATCGTGTATTACTGCTTCCGGACGCCGACGAGGACCTGTGGTCGGATGACTATCTGGAGCTGATTACTCTCGCCTAG
- a CDS encoding SixA phosphatase family protein codes for MRTLYIMRHAQAGHGSPDKVRDLTELGRSQAADAGARFALAGPVDLAIVSGAVRTRQTFEGIVSAGGVFGDVHFDDDLYTAGQYGALELLQEVVPSVSSVLLLGHEPTVSGLTALLSNGATPLGREAGRGFWPSQVAVLEFGSTWAGLDMRGVQVNDLWKPRKY; via the coding sequence ATGAGAACGCTGTATATTATGCGCCATGCGCAGGCTGGCCACGGAAGTCCGGATAAGGTGCGAGATCTGACCGAACTTGGGCGGAGCCAGGCCGCCGACGCCGGTGCGCGTTTTGCGCTGGCCGGGCCTGTAGATTTGGCGATCGTTTCGGGTGCTGTTCGTACGCGGCAAACTTTTGAAGGGATCGTTTCAGCAGGCGGAGTTTTCGGCGACGTTCATTTTGACGATGATCTCTACACAGCCGGGCAGTACGGCGCTCTGGAACTGCTGCAAGAGGTAGTGCCGTCCGTGTCGTCCGTGCTCCTGCTCGGGCACGAGCCGACCGTTTCTGGCCTAACCGCTTTGCTCTCCAACGGAGCGACGCCGCTGGGACGCGAGGCGGGGCGCGGATTCTGGCCGTCTCAGGTTGCAGTGCTCGAATTCGGATCGACGTGGGCAGGGCTCGATATGCGTGGTGTGCAGGTCAATGACCTGTGGAAGCCCAGGAAATATTGA
- the glgA gene encoding glycogen synthase, translating into MRVDLFSREFPPHVYGGAGVHVTELSRVLALHADVHVHAFDGPRPTSVPGVTVHGYDAVAELSQANSAIGSLGVDLEMVAGAEGADIVHSHTWYANMAGHLAKLLYGVPHVISAHSLEPLRPWKREQLGGGYQVSSWMERTAYESADAIIAVSNAMKEDILRVYPAVREESVHVIHNGIDLDAWKAPQTQEEWVAARERFRATGLDPERPTIVFVGRITRQKGVPYLLRALKYVDLGVQVLLLAGAPDTPEIAKETRSLVEELQREREGVVWIDEHLPHTDIVALESCSTTFVTPSIYEPLGIVNLEAMGVGLPVVGTNTGGIPDCIVHGETGLLVDIEQLDDGTGTPLDPPAFERALGEALQAMVTDPQRAAQMGAAGRSRVEEHFAWHAIGEQTMKLYTDVVASHS; encoded by the coding sequence ATGAGAGTCGATCTGTTTTCTCGCGAGTTTCCGCCACACGTGTACGGGGGAGCGGGTGTGCACGTGACGGAACTTTCACGGGTTCTGGCGTTGCATGCGGATGTACATGTTCACGCGTTCGACGGCCCCCGTCCGACGTCAGTGCCGGGGGTGACTGTGCACGGTTACGACGCCGTGGCGGAACTTTCGCAGGCAAACAGCGCAATCGGTTCCCTCGGCGTCGATCTTGAAATGGTTGCAGGCGCCGAGGGTGCGGATATCGTACACTCTCACACCTGGTATGCGAACATGGCAGGCCATCTGGCCAAGTTGCTCTACGGCGTGCCTCACGTAATCTCTGCACACTCGTTGGAACCGTTGCGGCCATGGAAGCGCGAACAGCTCGGAGGTGGTTATCAGGTTTCGAGTTGGATGGAGCGAACTGCCTACGAGAGTGCGGATGCGATCATCGCCGTCTCGAACGCGATGAAGGAGGATATCCTGCGCGTCTATCCGGCGGTTCGTGAAGAAAGCGTGCACGTGATCCACAACGGCATTGATCTTGATGCCTGGAAGGCGCCTCAAACGCAGGAGGAATGGGTGGCCGCGCGGGAACGATTCCGTGCGACAGGCCTGGACCCTGAGCGGCCCACGATCGTGTTCGTTGGCAGGATCACCCGACAAAAGGGTGTGCCGTACCTCCTGCGCGCACTCAAGTATGTGGATCTTGGTGTGCAGGTGCTCCTTCTCGCTGGAGCGCCCGATACGCCTGAGATCGCGAAGGAAACGCGCTCTCTCGTCGAAGAGCTTCAACGCGAACGCGAAGGAGTGGTGTGGATCGACGAACACCTTCCGCATACGGATATTGTCGCCCTCGAATCTTGCTCGACCACCTTCGTCACGCCGTCGATCTACGAACCGCTGGGAATCGTGAATCTCGAGGCAATGGGTGTGGGCCTGCCCGTCGTCGGCACCAATACCGGGGGGATCCCCGACTGTATCGTCCACGGCGAAACCGGCCTCCTCGTCGATATCGAGCAATTGGACGATGGAACTGGCACTCCACTCGATCCGCCTGCGTTCGAACGCGCCCTCGGTGAAGCACTCCAAGCAATGGTCACTGACCCGCAACGAGCTGCGCAGATGGGAGCCGCGGGCCGGAGTCGGGTAGAAGAACACTTCGCATGGCACGCCATCGGCGAACAGACCATGAAACTATATACCGACGTCGTAGCTTCGCATTCCTGA
- the glgC gene encoding glucose-1-phosphate adenylyltransferase, producing MRNTPSVLAMVLAGGEGKRLMPLTRDRAKPAVPFGGIYRLIDFALSNIVNSGYLRTVVLTQYKSHSLDRHISQTWRMSNLLGNYIAPVPAQQRRGKQWYLGSADAIYQSLNTLEDEHPEYVLITGADNIYRFDFEQMVRQHIESGVGLTVAGIRQPKEMSKSFGVIETDPNNPHKVAQFLEKPAHCDGLPDSPGEILASMGNYVMTTSALIEAMHADAQDDSSAHDMGGNIVPMFVNNNDCGVYDFTFNEVPGTSERDRNYWRDVGTIDSFYEANMDLVAVNPVFNLYNRQWPLLTGYTGLPPAKFVYGHYERMGHAIDSIISPGVIISGGEVHGSVLSPYVRVNSWAEVRDSVIFANANIGRNATLNRVILDKNVVIDEGVSIGLDHEYDRARGFVVSDSGVVVVPKGAHVTR from the coding sequence ATGAGAAATACACCTTCTGTGCTTGCAATGGTGCTGGCTGGAGGGGAAGGCAAAAGGCTCATGCCCCTCACCCGTGATCGCGCAAAGCCAGCTGTTCCTTTCGGCGGTATCTACCGGCTTATCGATTTTGCCTTGTCGAATATTGTCAACTCGGGCTACCTGCGAACGGTCGTTCTGACCCAATATAAATCGCACTCGCTCGACCGTCATATCTCACAGACGTGGCGCATGTCGAACCTGCTCGGAAACTATATTGCGCCAGTACCAGCCCAGCAGCGCCGCGGTAAGCAGTGGTACCTCGGAAGCGCTGACGCCATCTACCAGTCGCTCAACACGCTTGAGGACGAACACCCCGAGTATGTCCTCATCACGGGAGCAGACAATATCTACCGCTTCGATTTCGAGCAAATGGTGCGCCAGCACATCGAATCGGGCGTGGGCTTGACGGTTGCCGGCATCCGTCAACCCAAAGAGATGTCGAAAAGCTTTGGCGTGATCGAAACCGATCCAAACAATCCGCACAAGGTCGCACAGTTCCTCGAGAAGCCTGCCCACTGCGACGGTCTGCCAGATTCCCCCGGCGAAATCCTTGCCTCGATGGGGAACTACGTGATGACCACTTCTGCTCTCATCGAGGCGATGCACGCCGACGCCCAAGATGATTCCTCCGCGCACGATATGGGCGGCAATATTGTCCCCATGTTCGTCAACAACAATGACTGCGGAGTGTACGACTTCACGTTCAACGAGGTTCCCGGAACCTCCGAACGTGATCGCAACTATTGGCGCGACGTTGGCACTATCGATTCTTTCTACGAGGCAAACATGGATCTCGTTGCAGTCAACCCCGTGTTCAATCTCTACAACAGGCAGTGGCCGCTTCTGACCGGTTACACTGGCCTGCCTCCGGCAAAGTTCGTCTACGGCCATTATGAGCGTATGGGGCACGCGATCGATTCGATCATCTCCCCGGGTGTGATCATCTCTGGAGGCGAAGTGCACGGCTCCGTACTTTCGCCGTACGTTCGAGTGAACTCGTGGGCAGAAGTGCGCGATTCAGTGATTTTCGCAAACGCGAATATCGGACGTAACGCCACTCTCAACAGGGTCATTCTCGATAAGAATGTTGTGATCGATGAGGGAGTCTCAATCGGACTGGATCACGAATATGATCGCGCTCGTGGCTTTGTGGTGTCTGATTCGGGCGTAGTTGTCGTTCCCAAGGGTGCGCACGTCACCCGGTGA